Proteins encoded in a region of the Nonomuraea helvata genome:
- a CDS encoding nucleotide pyrophosphatase/phosphodiesterase family protein, with amino-acid sequence MAPLIVINVVGLTPRLLAHMPNVAKAGAAAALRPVLPAVTCSMQATLLTGSMPRDHGIVGNGWYFRDLGEVLLWRQHNALIQAEQLWTAAPGLRTANVCWWYAMGAPTDLLVTPRPVYHADGRKSPDCYTRPPSLHDDLEAALGPFPLFTYWGPNAGIASSEWIIAAARRILTRERPDLLLVYVPHLDYDLQRYGPAGPEAIAAARAVDAALAPLLAEEAEVVVLSEYGITPASRPVDINRALRTAGLLEVHTQAGMEYLDPWTSRAFAVADHQVAHVYVRDPADLDRTRAVIAELAGVDEVLDQAGKAKYGLDHERAGELVAVAEPDAWFTYYYWLSDDRAPDFARLVDIHRKPGYDPAELFMDPSDPFVKLRAAAALARKKLGFRYTMRVVPLDPAPVRGSHGRLPDDPDDGPLIIGPFDRDSYEATEVKELLAGLARRSR; translated from the coding sequence ATGGCACCGCTGATCGTGATCAATGTCGTCGGGCTCACCCCGCGCCTGCTCGCGCACATGCCGAACGTGGCGAAGGCGGGCGCGGCCGCCGCGCTGCGGCCCGTGCTCCCGGCCGTCACCTGCTCGATGCAGGCCACCCTGCTGACCGGTTCGATGCCCCGCGACCACGGCATCGTCGGCAACGGGTGGTACTTCCGGGATCTCGGCGAGGTGCTGCTGTGGCGTCAGCACAACGCGCTCATCCAGGCGGAGCAGCTGTGGACCGCCGCGCCCGGCCTGCGTACCGCCAACGTCTGCTGGTGGTATGCGATGGGCGCGCCGACCGACCTGCTCGTCACCCCGCGCCCCGTCTACCACGCCGACGGCCGCAAGTCGCCCGACTGCTACACCCGCCCGCCCTCGCTCCACGACGACCTCGAGGCCGCGCTGGGGCCGTTCCCCCTGTTCACCTACTGGGGCCCCAACGCGGGGATCGCCTCCTCCGAATGGATCATCGCCGCGGCCCGCCGCATCCTGACCCGCGAACGGCCGGATCTGCTGCTGGTCTACGTGCCTCACCTCGACTACGACCTCCAGCGGTACGGCCCCGCCGGTCCCGAGGCGATCGCGGCGGCCCGCGCCGTCGACGCCGCGCTGGCTCCGCTCCTGGCCGAGGAGGCCGAGGTGGTCGTGCTCTCGGAATACGGCATCACCCCGGCGTCCCGCCCGGTGGACATCAACCGGGCCCTGCGCACCGCTGGTCTCCTGGAGGTCCACACCCAGGCCGGGATGGAGTACCTCGACCCGTGGACGTCCCGGGCCTTCGCCGTCGCCGACCACCAGGTGGCCCACGTGTACGTGCGTGACCCCGCCGACCTCGACCGCACCCGCGCCGTCATCGCCGAACTGGCCGGCGTGGACGAGGTGCTCGACCAGGCGGGGAAGGCGAAGTACGGGCTCGACCACGAACGCGCCGGCGAGCTCGTCGCGGTGGCCGAGCCCGACGCCTGGTTCACCTACTACTACTGGCTCTCCGACGACCGCGCACCGGATTTCGCCAGGCTCGTGGACATCCACCGCAAACCCGGCTACGACCCCGCCGAGCTGTTCATGGACCCGAGCGATCCGTTCGTGAAGCTCCGCGCGGCGGCGGCGCTGGCCAGGAAGAAGCTGGGCTTCCGCTACACGATGCGGGTGGTGCCGCTCGACCCGGCGCCGGTGCGGGGCAGTCACGGCCGGCTGCCCGACGACCCCGACGACGGCCCGCTGATCATCGGCCCCTTCGACCGTGACTCCTACGAGGCGACCGAGGTCAAGGAGCTCCTGGCGGGCCTGGCCCGGCGGAGCCGCTGA
- a CDS encoding aminoglycoside phosphotransferase family protein — MEISLKAEAAGVADPWPRYFADRGHPGARRIGAGVEGVVYGLGDGQVAKVWTGRPPTELTRQVYADVAQHRLPFATPEIFQVQEHEGVVVTYERELPGVPMRGDSAHEKQERELPAHHGDALLAVLRGLASVPGTDAMRQLTVQGDDRPLWQGHNRFQDALAALVVRAATRHGSALAVHVPDFSAGVERTLDTLRSLPDAPVTAIHGDLVPPNIHIDDAGRPVAVLDFGFYTTAGDPAFEAAVTAAVWDMYGPYAGEHTAELTRLFARELGHAPAALTAYQAVYALTTYDLFGMGESDGHFRWCAERLRRNLVFSAQAP; from the coding sequence ATGGAGATCTCGCTGAAGGCCGAGGCGGCCGGCGTCGCCGATCCGTGGCCCCGCTACTTCGCGGACCGCGGACACCCAGGGGCCCGCCGTATCGGCGCGGGTGTCGAGGGCGTCGTCTACGGGCTGGGCGACGGCCAGGTCGCCAAGGTGTGGACCGGCCGGCCTCCGACCGAGCTCACCCGCCAGGTTTATGCGGACGTCGCACAACACCGGCTGCCGTTCGCCACCCCGGAGATCTTCCAGGTCCAGGAGCACGAGGGTGTCGTGGTGACGTACGAGCGCGAGCTGCCGGGCGTCCCCATGCGGGGCGACTCCGCGCACGAGAAGCAGGAGCGCGAGCTGCCCGCTCATCATGGGGACGCACTGCTCGCCGTCCTGCGTGGCCTCGCCTCGGTGCCGGGCACGGACGCCATGCGTCAGCTGACCGTCCAGGGCGATGACCGTCCGCTGTGGCAGGGGCACAACCGCTTCCAGGACGCCCTCGCGGCCCTGGTCGTTCGAGCCGCGACCCGGCACGGCTCCGCGCTGGCCGTGCATGTGCCGGACTTCAGCGCGGGGGTCGAGCGCACGCTGGACACCCTGCGGTCGCTTCCCGATGCTCCGGTCACGGCGATCCACGGTGACCTCGTGCCGCCCAACATCCACATCGACGACGCCGGCCGGCCCGTCGCCGTGCTCGACTTCGGCTTCTACACGACCGCGGGTGATCCGGCCTTCGAGGCGGCCGTCACCGCGGCCGTCTGGGACATGTACGGCCCGTACGCCGGGGAGCACACCGCGGAGCTCACCCGGCTCTTCGCCCGAGAACTCGGCCACGCGCCCGCCGCCCTCACCGCCTACCAGGCCGTATATGCCCTCACGACGTACGACCTGTTCGGCATGGGCGAGAGCGACGGGCACTTCCGGTGGTGCGCCGAACGGTTGCGCCGCAACCTCGTGTTCAGCGCCCAGGCGCCGTGA
- a CDS encoding ThuA domain-containing protein: protein MLRHLTPAALGRTTGSDRKRSVLRRLSATVAAITAAATVIPAIPAQAAAYKVLVFSKTAGFRHDSIPNGIQAIRDLGAANDFAVDATEDSNAFSTANLAQYKAVVFLSTTGDVLNDAQQAAFQTYVDGGGGYVGVHSAADTEYNWPYYGQLMGAWFNNHPAIQQATVRTEDRAHAATAHLGATWSRTDEWYNYRTNPRPNVRVLQSLDEGSYSGGGMGGDHPITWCHPQSSGRAFYTGLGHTQESYADPNFRTLLLGGIRYAAKATNADCRPETGYTTLYNGSTTGWSQAGPGSFANSDATLTSQGGMGMLWYSAKELHSYSLKLDWKMTGDSNSGVIVGFPSTSDPDAALNTGYEVQIDATDTPDKTTGAIYGFKSADIAARDAALNPPGQWNTYELLVEGERLQVFLNGTKINDFTNTDPVRSLQQGYIGIQNHGSGDVVSFRNIRIKELGGTPPTEGTSAIKGVGSGRCLDVSGASQSNGAQAQIWDCNGQNNQKWTSTAATELRVYGGKCLDVNGAGTADGTSVIIWDCNGQNNQKWRLNADGTITAVGANKCLDVGATANGTKARIWTCNGGSNQRWSRV from the coding sequence ATGCTGCGACATCTGACCCCCGCCGCGCTCGGGCGCACCACGGGGAGCGACCGCAAGAGATCCGTGCTGAGACGCCTGTCGGCCACGGTGGCGGCGATCACCGCCGCCGCGACGGTGATCCCCGCCATCCCCGCCCAGGCCGCCGCCTACAAGGTGCTGGTCTTCTCCAAGACGGCCGGCTTCCGCCACGACTCGATCCCCAACGGGATCCAGGCCATCCGCGACCTGGGAGCGGCCAACGACTTCGCCGTCGACGCCACCGAGGACTCCAACGCCTTCAGCACCGCCAACCTGGCCCAGTACAAGGCGGTGGTCTTCCTCAGCACCACCGGTGACGTGCTGAACGACGCCCAGCAGGCCGCCTTCCAGACGTACGTGGACGGTGGGGGCGGTTACGTGGGGGTGCATTCGGCCGCGGACACCGAGTACAACTGGCCGTACTACGGGCAGCTGATGGGGGCCTGGTTCAACAACCACCCGGCGATCCAGCAGGCCACCGTGCGGACCGAGGACCGGGCGCACGCCGCGACCGCCCACCTGGGGGCGACCTGGTCACGCACCGACGAGTGGTACAACTACCGCACCAACCCCCGCCCGAACGTCCGGGTGCTGCAGAGCCTGGACGAGGGCAGCTACAGCGGCGGCGGCATGGGCGGCGACCACCCGATCACCTGGTGCCACCCGCAGTCCTCCGGTCGCGCGTTCTACACCGGACTGGGGCACACCCAGGAGTCGTACGCCGACCCGAACTTCCGGACGCTGCTGCTCGGCGGGATCCGGTACGCGGCCAAGGCCACCAACGCCGACTGCCGCCCGGAGACCGGGTACACGACGTTGTACAACGGCTCGACGACGGGCTGGTCGCAGGCCGGGCCGGGATCGTTCGCCAACAGCGACGCCACGCTGACCTCCCAGGGCGGCATGGGCATGCTGTGGTACAGCGCCAAGGAGCTCCACTCCTACTCGCTCAAGCTCGACTGGAAGATGACCGGCGACTCCAACTCCGGGGTGATCGTCGGGTTCCCGTCCACCAGCGACCCCGACGCGGCGCTCAACACCGGATATGAGGTGCAGATCGACGCGACCGACACCCCGGACAAGACGACCGGGGCGATCTACGGGTTCAAGAGCGCCGACATCGCCGCCCGCGACGCGGCGCTGAACCCGCCGGGTCAGTGGAACACCTACGAGCTGCTGGTCGAGGGCGAGCGGCTGCAGGTCTTCCTGAACGGCACCAAGATCAATGATTTCACCAACACCGATCCGGTCCGCTCGCTCCAGCAGGGCTACATCGGCATCCAGAACCACGGGTCCGGCGACGTGGTGTCATTCCGCAACATCCGCATCAAGGAACTGGGCGGCACCCCGCCCACGGAAGGCACGAGCGCGATCAAGGGCGTGGGCTCCGGCCGGTGCCTGGATGTCAGCGGCGCTTCGCAGTCCAACGGCGCGCAGGCGCAGATCTGGGACTGCAACGGCCAGAACAACCAGAAGTGGACCTCGACCGCCGCAACCGAGCTGCGGGTCTACGGCGGCAAGTGCCTGGATGTGAACGGGGCCGGGACGGCGGACGGCACCAGCGTGATCATCTGGGACTGCAACGGCCAGAACAACCAGAAGTGGCGCCTGAACGCCGACGGCACCATCACCGCGGTCGGCGCGAACAAGTGCCTGGACGTCGGCGCCACCGCCAACGGCACCAAGGCGCGCATCTGGACCTGCAACGGAGGGTCCAACCAGCGCTGGAGCCGCGTCTGA
- a CDS encoding sugar ABC transporter ATP-binding protein: MREISPDLVDSPRLVVSMRGIGKSFLGMRVLSGVDLDVTAGEVHAVVGENGAGKSTLMKIISGVHAPDEGTIEIDGRPVSFRHPLDAQRAGIAIIHQEFNLLPERTVAENVFLGREPVRRGPVGGLVDRAAMEEATARLLDELGEDPFGPRDAVKRLSVAQQQIVEIVKALSVNARLVVMDEPSAALAEHEVELLHRLIGRLRERGVAVVYISHRLREVFDLADRVTVLKDGSRVTTLPIGEVTPDELIRLMVGRDLGTYFPPRSAGAGEVRLSLRGAGNHKLHDIDLELRAGEIVGIAGLQGSGRSELAKAIFGAEPFTTGEMTPSRPRSVREGVAMGIGLVTEDRKAEGLALRQSVRDNALLVARAVGAKDRHSLRDLLQRVRLSPPRQEQEVRYLSGGNQQKVVLAKWMTMAPRVLLFDEPTRGVDVGAKAAIHDLMRELANDGMAIMMISSELPELIGMSDRVVVLRDGRIAGTLPAGPSEEAVMRLAAGEAA, translated from the coding sequence ATGAGGGAGATAAGTCCGGATCTGGTCGACAGCCCCAGGCTCGTGGTGAGCATGCGCGGCATCGGCAAGAGCTTCCTGGGCATGCGGGTGCTGTCCGGAGTGGACCTGGACGTGACGGCCGGCGAGGTCCACGCCGTCGTCGGCGAGAACGGCGCCGGCAAATCCACCCTGATGAAGATCATCTCCGGTGTTCACGCGCCGGACGAGGGCACGATCGAGATCGACGGCCGGCCCGTCTCCTTCCGCCATCCGCTCGACGCGCAGCGCGCCGGCATCGCGATCATCCACCAGGAGTTCAATCTGCTGCCCGAGCGCACCGTCGCCGAGAACGTCTTCCTCGGACGCGAGCCCGTCAGGCGCGGACCGGTCGGCGGGTTGGTCGATCGGGCCGCCATGGAGGAGGCGACCGCGCGGCTCCTCGACGAGCTGGGCGAGGACCCCTTCGGCCCCCGCGACGCCGTCAAGCGCCTGTCGGTGGCCCAGCAGCAGATCGTCGAGATCGTCAAGGCGCTGTCGGTGAACGCCCGGCTCGTCGTCATGGACGAGCCCAGCGCGGCGCTCGCCGAGCACGAGGTCGAGCTGCTCCACCGGCTGATCGGGCGGCTGAGGGAACGCGGCGTCGCCGTCGTGTACATCTCCCACCGATTACGCGAGGTGTTCGACCTCGCCGACCGGGTCACCGTGCTCAAGGACGGCTCGCGCGTCACCACGCTCCCGATCGGCGAGGTGACCCCCGACGAGCTGATCCGCCTGATGGTGGGGCGCGACCTCGGCACCTACTTCCCGCCCCGCTCCGCGGGCGCCGGAGAGGTACGGCTCAGCCTGCGCGGAGCGGGCAACCACAAGCTGCACGACATCGATCTGGAGCTGCGTGCCGGGGAGATCGTCGGCATCGCGGGCCTGCAGGGATCCGGCAGATCGGAACTCGCCAAAGCGATCTTCGGCGCGGAGCCGTTCACCACGGGCGAGATGACCCCGTCGCGCCCGCGCTCGGTCCGTGAAGGCGTGGCCATGGGCATCGGGCTGGTGACCGAGGACCGCAAGGCCGAAGGGCTCGCCCTGCGCCAGTCCGTGCGCGACAACGCCCTGCTCGTCGCCCGCGCGGTGGGTGCCAAGGACCGCCACAGCCTGCGCGATCTGCTCCAACGGGTACGCCTCTCGCCTCCGCGCCAGGAACAGGAGGTCCGCTACCTGTCCGGAGGCAACCAGCAGAAGGTCGTGCTCGCCAAATGGATGACGATGGCGCCACGGGTGCTGCTGTTCGACGAACCGACCCGGGGCGTCGACGTCGGGGCCAAGGCCGCGATCCACGACCTGATGCGCGAACTGGCGAATGACGGCATGGCCATCATGATGATCTCCTCCGAGCTGCCCGAGCTCATCGGCATGAGCGATCGCGTCGTCGTCCTGCGGGACGGCCGCATCGCGGGCACGCTGCCGGCCGGCCCCTCCGAGGAGGCCGTCATGCGCCTGGCCGCGGGAGAGGCGGCCTGA
- a CDS encoding TatD family hydrolase, translated as MRIFDPHVHMTSRTTDDYQRMHAVGVRAVVEPAFWLGQPRTNVGSFLDYFDALLGWEPYRAAQYGIHHHCALALNPKEANDPRCAGVLAELPRYLLKDSVVAVGEVGYDSMTAEEERAFEAQLALAQENDLPVLVHTPHRDKAAGTRRSLHVVRDAGIPPERVLIDHLNEMTVGMVVDSGCWMGFSIYPDTKMDPGRMVALLKEYGTDRMLVNSAADWGRSDPLKTREVADVMLAAGFGEDDVDRVLWRNPVDFYGQSGRLDLGTGSEAGPDYAGNTIRRG; from the coding sequence ATGCGCATCTTCGACCCCCACGTCCACATGACCTCCCGGACCACCGACGACTACCAGCGCATGCACGCCGTGGGGGTTCGGGCCGTCGTCGAACCCGCCTTCTGGCTGGGGCAGCCCCGTACCAACGTGGGCAGCTTCCTCGACTACTTCGACGCGCTGCTCGGCTGGGAGCCGTACCGCGCCGCCCAGTACGGCATCCACCACCACTGCGCACTCGCGCTCAACCCGAAGGAGGCGAACGATCCGCGGTGCGCGGGGGTGCTGGCCGAGTTGCCGCGATACCTGCTGAAGGACTCCGTCGTCGCGGTCGGCGAGGTCGGATACGACTCGATGACGGCAGAGGAGGAACGGGCCTTCGAGGCCCAGCTCGCCCTGGCACAGGAGAATGATCTTCCGGTGCTCGTGCACACTCCGCATCGGGACAAGGCCGCGGGCACCCGCCGGAGCCTCCACGTGGTACGGGACGCCGGGATACCCCCCGAACGGGTGCTCATCGACCACCTCAACGAGATGACCGTCGGCATGGTCGTGGACTCGGGCTGCTGGATGGGATTTTCGATCTACCCCGACACCAAGATGGACCCGGGCCGGATGGTGGCCCTGCTCAAGGAGTACGGCACGGACAGGATGCTGGTGAACTCGGCCGCCGACTGGGGACGGAGCGACCCGCTCAAGACACGTGAGGTGGCCGACGTCATGCTCGCGGCCGGCTTCGGCGAGGACGACGTGGACCGGGTGCTGTGGCGCAACCCGGTCGACTTCTACGGGCAGAGCGGCCGGCTTGACCTCGGGACCGGCTCGGAAGCCGGCCCTGACTACGCCGGCAACACGATCAGGCGGGGCTGA
- a CDS encoding SCO3242 family prenyltransferase, which yields MTTTAGVMRALLELVRAPAALSVPGDTMAGAAASGRRPAPGLALASVLMYWSGMALNDWADREADAVERPERPIPSGRVRPGAALGLAAALTGAGLATAAAAGGRRALTVAGLLAGAVWAYDLGLKRTAAGPASMAACRVLDVLLGAGEQARAAVPAALAIGAHTYGISVLGRAEVTGAARGTAERALLASTAAAGLAACSCLRNDAAARAGACVLIAGYLASTLPVQAGLRARPDPENVRQAVRLSILALIPLQAAAVAGGGRIATAGALLCSLPLGRWLSSRLATS from the coding sequence GTGACGACCACTGCCGGCGTCATGAGGGCGCTGCTCGAGCTGGTCCGCGCACCGGCGGCGCTGTCGGTGCCTGGAGACACCATGGCGGGGGCCGCCGCCTCGGGGCGGCGTCCGGCACCCGGCCTGGCCCTGGCGTCGGTGCTCATGTACTGGTCGGGAATGGCGCTCAACGACTGGGCGGACCGTGAGGCGGACGCCGTCGAGCGCCCTGAACGCCCGATCCCGTCAGGCCGGGTCCGCCCGGGCGCCGCGCTCGGGCTCGCGGCCGCGCTGACCGGAGCGGGCCTGGCCACCGCCGCCGCCGCCGGCGGCCGTCGCGCTCTCACCGTCGCCGGCCTGCTGGCCGGCGCGGTGTGGGCCTACGACCTGGGACTCAAACGGACGGCGGCGGGACCGGCGTCGATGGCGGCCTGCCGCGTGCTGGACGTGCTCCTGGGCGCCGGCGAGCAGGCCAGGGCCGCCGTGCCGGCGGCGCTCGCGATAGGCGCGCACACCTACGGGATCAGCGTCCTGGGCCGGGCCGAGGTGACGGGGGCGGCACGCGGGACCGCCGAGCGCGCGCTCCTGGCCAGCACCGCGGCGGCCGGGCTCGCGGCCTGCTCCTGCCTGCGCAACGATGCCGCCGCCCGGGCCGGAGCATGCGTCCTCATCGCCGGCTATCTCGCCTCCACCCTCCCGGTCCAGGCCGGCTTACGGGCCCGTCCCGACCCCGAGAACGTCCGGCAGGCCGTCCGCCTGAGCATCCTCGCCCTGATCCCGCTCCAGGCCGCGGCGGTGGCCGGTGGCGGGCGGATCGCGACGGCGGGCGCGCTGCTGTGTTCGCTGCCCCTGGGAAGGTGGCTCTCGTCCCGGCTGGCGACATCGTGA
- the eboE gene encoding metabolite traffic protein EboE — protein sequence MRLRRPGGSTVHLSYCTNVHAAEDLPGIHAQLSGVAARVRRLLGVERLGLGLWLSQHAAADLLARPGELAALRERLTALGLEVVTLNGFPYRGFQNEIVKYRVYTPDWADAERLRHTLGLAEILAALLPDDVTEGTISTLPLAWRTGWTKQKAAAVMAHLDAVTQGLRALTGRTGKKIRLGFEPEPGCVVETTSQASALLSDVDHEYLGLCLDACHMAVGFEEPGAGAGSGLPIVKLQASCALVAPPGAQRALAAFDEARFLHQTRSATGYADDLGEALAGGLPADESWRVHFHVPLHDVPPPPLASSAPFLRDLLDALLGGEPPLTRHVEVETYTWNVLPGAPADIAEGIAAELDWMRGQLAALGLKET from the coding sequence ATGCGGCTGCGCCGTCCGGGCGGCTCAACCGTGCACCTGTCCTACTGCACCAACGTCCACGCCGCCGAGGATCTCCCCGGCATCCACGCTCAGCTGTCCGGCGTCGCCGCGCGGGTCAGGCGCCTGCTCGGCGTCGAACGGCTCGGGCTCGGGCTCTGGCTGTCCCAGCACGCCGCCGCGGACCTCCTTGCCCGACCCGGGGAGCTCGCCGCGCTGCGCGAGCGGCTGACCGCGCTCGGGCTGGAGGTCGTGACCCTCAACGGGTTCCCCTACCGCGGCTTCCAGAACGAGATCGTGAAGTACCGCGTCTACACCCCTGACTGGGCCGACGCGGAGCGGCTGCGCCACACGCTCGGGCTCGCCGAGATCCTGGCCGCGCTGCTGCCGGACGACGTCACCGAGGGCACGATCTCGACCCTCCCTCTCGCCTGGCGGACCGGGTGGACGAAACAGAAAGCGGCGGCGGTCATGGCCCATCTCGACGCGGTCACCCAGGGCCTGCGCGCGCTGACCGGCCGTACCGGCAAGAAGATCCGGCTGGGCTTCGAGCCGGAGCCCGGCTGCGTCGTCGAGACGACGTCCCAGGCGAGCGCCCTGCTGAGCGACGTGGATCACGAGTACCTCGGCCTCTGCCTGGACGCCTGCCACATGGCCGTGGGTTTCGAGGAACCCGGCGCGGGCGCCGGCAGCGGGCTGCCGATCGTGAAGCTCCAGGCGTCGTGCGCCCTGGTGGCCCCGCCGGGGGCACAGCGGGCGCTGGCCGCGTTCGACGAGGCCCGTTTCCTCCACCAGACGCGCTCCGCCACCGGATACGCCGACGACCTGGGCGAGGCCCTGGCCGGCGGCCTGCCCGCGGACGAGAGCTGGCGCGTGCACTTCCATGTCCCGCTGCACGACGTGCCGCCCCCTCCGCTCGCCAGCAGCGCCCCCTTCCTGCGTGACCTGCTGGACGCGCTCCTCGGCGGAGAACCTCCGCTGACCAGGCATGTCGAGGTGGAGACCTACACGTGGAACGTGCTTCCCGGCGCGCCGGCCGACATCGCGGAAGGCATCGCCGCCGAGCTCGACTGGATGCGGGGGCAGCTCGCCGCCCTCGGGCTTAAGGAGACGTGA
- a CDS encoding EboA domain-containing protein, with product MTEPAQEWLAQAVRQVEADPYAINRLFPQAERRGGPGARRALLGALHGHHAVIRGLYEAGDSGERLAILTALHELGLDGAAVGLVEDALRTNDARLVAAALGPYGSAWLDDHSFRQGVLKCVFMSIPLAAVAGLDRRFDAELARMLSDYAAELRAAGRPVPRDVLERS from the coding sequence ATGACGGAGCCGGCACAGGAGTGGCTGGCACAGGCCGTCCGCCAGGTCGAGGCTGACCCGTATGCGATCAACCGGCTCTTCCCGCAGGCCGAACGGCGGGGCGGCCCCGGCGCCCGGCGCGCGCTGCTCGGCGCGCTGCACGGCCACCACGCGGTGATCCGCGGCCTGTACGAGGCGGGCGACAGCGGCGAGCGGCTGGCGATCCTGACCGCCCTGCATGAGCTCGGCCTGGACGGGGCGGCGGTCGGGCTGGTGGAGGACGCGCTGCGCACCAATGACGCGCGGCTGGTCGCCGCGGCCCTCGGCCCGTACGGCTCGGCGTGGCTGGACGACCACTCCTTCCGTCAAGGGGTGCTCAAGTGCGTCTTCATGTCGATCCCGCTGGCGGCGGTGGCGGGGCTGGACCGCCGCTTCGACGCCGAACTGGCCAGGATGCTGTCGGACTACGCGGCGGAGCTGCGGGCGGCCGGCCGGCCCGTCCCGCGCGACGTCCTGGAGAGGAGCTGA
- a CDS encoding sugar phosphate isomerase/epimerase family protein, producing the protein MALVPAGDIVKWAYCTNGFAGHRLPEALAVLADLGYTGAAITLDHGHLDPHSPGLAAEVSRIAGLLERLGLAAVVETGGQYTLDPLRNHHPTLISDDAERRVEFLITAMRVAADLGAPVVHLWSGVRPDGMPEAEAYTRLAGQCARLLDQADQLGVTLGFETEPGMLVADLDGFERLRAILGAHPRFGLTLDIGHCYCVEREDLESCVRRALPYTVHVQIEDMRRGVHEHLEFGEGEIDFAPVLAALHGYPGLVAVELSAHSHAAPQVARRSIDFLRRAHDGAGTGVAGTGRPPGRG; encoded by the coding sequence GTGGCTCTCGTCCCGGCTGGCGACATCGTGAAGTGGGCCTACTGCACCAACGGCTTCGCCGGTCACCGGCTTCCCGAGGCACTCGCGGTCCTGGCCGATCTGGGATACACCGGTGCGGCGATCACGCTCGACCACGGTCATCTCGACCCCCACTCCCCCGGCCTGGCCGCGGAGGTCTCGCGCATCGCCGGGCTCCTCGAACGCCTCGGCCTCGCCGCCGTCGTCGAGACGGGCGGGCAGTACACCCTCGATCCCCTGCGCAACCACCATCCGACCCTCATCAGCGACGACGCCGAACGCAGGGTGGAGTTCCTGATCACCGCGATGCGGGTCGCCGCCGACCTGGGCGCTCCCGTGGTGCATCTGTGGAGCGGGGTCCGGCCCGACGGCATGCCGGAGGCGGAGGCGTACACGCGGCTGGCCGGCCAGTGCGCGCGGCTGCTCGACCAGGCCGACCAGCTGGGCGTCACGCTGGGATTCGAAACCGAACCCGGGATGCTCGTCGCCGACCTGGACGGGTTCGAGCGGCTGCGTGCGATACTCGGCGCCCATCCCCGGTTCGGTCTCACCCTCGACATCGGGCACTGCTACTGCGTGGAGCGGGAGGACCTGGAGAGCTGTGTCCGCCGGGCGCTGCCGTACACCGTGCACGTGCAGATCGAGGACATGCGCCGGGGGGTCCACGAGCACCTGGAATTCGGCGAAGGTGAGATCGACTTCGCGCCGGTGCTCGCGGCCCTGCACGGCTACCCGGGCCTGGTGGCCGTGGAGCTGTCCGCGCACAGCCATGCGGCTCCGCAGGTCGCCCGCCGCTCGATCGACTTCCTGAGGAGGGCACATGACGGAGCCGGCACAGGAGTGGCTGGCACAGGCCGTCCGCCAGGTCGAGGCTGA